A window of Aythya fuligula isolate bAytFul2 chromosome 12, bAytFul2.pri, whole genome shotgun sequence genomic DNA:
ACAAGTGCTCACAGCCCGACACTGGTCTGGTTTCTTAAGGAGCTTAGAAGCTGCCAATGCACACTGAGTCCTCAAAGGCTCATGGTTCTCTTCACTAAAGCACTTCATCCTCTCAAATGTCCCAATTATCAAGGTGATTGCAGCCAGCTGTGCTTTTGAATCACTAATTTCATCTTCATATAGAGAGAAGGCCTAGTCAAAGGAGAAGGCAAGAGTCTTAATTATTGCTTTAGAacagcatcaggaaaaaaatatacttgcATGTCACATGACAATAAAGCATCCGTTTTATATTTGTTAAAAACTTCACGCACAATTGAGATCTTCTGTTGAGACTGTCAAAATCAAGTTAAAGTCACAGACTGGAAACGAGTCTTGAAAGAAATACTTCTTTAAGTAGTAATAGTACAGGAACGTAATCCTCATGTAGTATTTGAAGACTGAGTTTCTCCTTATTTCAAGCATATGTtcaaaaaagaaacttcagcagcagaaatagtCACTGAAGAGGATCTGGCTCTTTGAAATACACACTACAGTTCAGCAAAAATTTAAGTGGTAGGTCAGTGACTACAGAGTGGGTAAGAAGTgtctgcactgctgctgtgtaGGATAAGGCACCTTCAGAGAATGCACAAGACTGAAAATCTCAAACCATTATCTCTAGTAGAAGGTACATAATTGTCATGTTGCTCTCATCTTCAGAATTTTATCAGTGGCCCTTGTGACACAGCACAACATAGTAAGGAAAGGCACAAGGTTGTCAGCGATTCATTTCAATGCATTAATGGTGGCATTAGAGGAAAGATTAGGACAAAGCCTGTAATTTGGATACCATCAACTAAGTCAGTTCTTAATCTGATATGGATGGGGGAGACCTTTGCAACAACAAAGGCTTAAGTTATTACCTATTCTGAAAATCTACTTTACCAATAATGTTTCAACAAAAGGATTTTTACTAGTAAAGCCCAACGTGACAGCAATAAACAAATTTTACAGAACCTCTGAAGAATGCTTGTGATCATGACAATACTAGCTAGACAAGAGGAGCTGGGAAGAGATCTTAGAAGCAATGAAGGAGCATTCTACATTGAGAAAGCCACACTGCTCCAGCAAACCAACTAtgtgaggaggaagcagcaatGCAGCACACCCCACATTATCAGACTGAGTATTCAGACCAGTAGCAATGGAGCTCAATTCCAGGAAGCAAGAATGAAGACCAGGAGTTTCTATCTAATAGTGCTAGCTGTCGATTTGGATGTTTTAATCACACTAGAACTTCCAGTGTTCAGGAAGCTCACCCAAACCAAATTCAAGGTACTGCAGGACAGTGACTAACAGGTGGACATTTACCTGGGACATGAATTCATAGGCCACAGTTTCATGATTCTCAAAGCCAATCTCTCCTGCAGCTAGCGCTCCTTGTAGGAAGAGACGgagaggcagctctgccagctctgctttgatCAAAGCACTTATGGTCTGATGAGCAAATGAGAAGATCTTCTGGCACTTCTTTTCCCATTTGTCATcctaaagaaatgaaatgagtcAAAGCTGGAACAAGACCATtgttacaagaaaaagaaactgggTTGAAACAGAATCTGTTAAGTGCTCCAATCTGTTGATTTCTGCATGCTGCTCCAATCAGTTGCTTGCTGAAGCTAAGTGTGCTGGTATAGATGGCCCTAGCAGTAATGTGTTGACCTCAGTGGGTCTTCACAAAGCCTCTTTTCTACTTACAGAAAGCTCACATCTATTTTTCCTGTCAGCTCATGGAAACCTTCCTCAGAAGTCTACACTGAGTTGCAATTACCACAGCTGTGCTTAAAACATAACTGAGCAAAAGCCTAATTAGTGAAGTAGTGAAGTGTAAAAAAAACTATTTAGTCATTCATTGGAACGTTAATCAGAAGTACAAGaggattttaaaacattcaacTTGAAGtgcttttaaacaaacagcattcatttatttcctcacaataagggaaaaacacacatttaagcTAACACTTCCAGTAAGAAAGCTACAAGGAGACAAATGGAATAGTGATTGTTTTAGTGTGCACTTTCACAAGTATTGTACAAGATAATCTCTAGAGAAACACTTGCTTTTAGGATTACAATAGCATAACTACATATTTAGAACCTCCTGAAGTTCAGTGTCTAGATTTAAATTAGTTTCACACCATCACTTGCAGGATTCGTAGTTCTCTAGTCTACATGCAAAAACATGATCAGTCACCTTCGGACTAAACAGAACTACCCAGTTTGTTTCACCTCAAATACACAAGTATTCCTCAAATACTGAGGTAACTCGAGTTACTAAAAAAAGTTctccttaaattaaaaattattcacaTCTCCAGTAAAACCTTACTTTGAGGGGTGAAAAAACACTAGTATTCTGTATCAAGTCTTAGTATACTATTAGCtgtagccagaaaaaaaaaaaaaaagcctccccTCCTCTTAAagacacagaagcaaaaagaaacaagcatcCAAGAGGTATCTAGAGGTCAACTCACCACTTTGGAATTCTCCTTGTAGCGAAAAGCAAGCTGGTATGCTGCAAAAACCAATGGTGGCAGCGTAAAACGAATACGTTGATTCCCACCTGCACCAAAGTGTTTCCGAGCAGTGTTTAAGATCTAAAAACAGAAGCACTGGAAGCTTAGAGAGTTCTTGAAAGAGGTATGTTATTTGTACCTATAACAATTTGCACTATTAGATGGGAACATCAGAAAGACATGGAGTAATCAAGTAAGTTGCAATGGCAATGTCTTCAGTGTGTGTGGGGAGAAAACATACAAGCTGCTTTACAAGAATTACATCTGTGCAGCACATGCAGCTTTTTGTGAGCTCTGTGATGAAGCTTTTTCCTACAGCTGTTTAATAAGTGTTAGGCAACACTTGTACTATACTAACTACAGATACAGTCTGGACTGTATAGTGAGATGGAATTTGCCTTGgcttgcatttaaaaactgcATCAGATATATTCTATTGTCAACCTAAATGCAGAAAGAGCTGTCCTTTTGTACAGGCTGCTGTAAGAGACAAAAAAAGTTCATGAAATTAAACACCTAAGTGATCCAAATCTCACCTACTGCTTTTTAGAGAGATAGTTATATGAAGTAGAATACTAATCAAGAGTTACCACAAACTAATATAGTTACATCCGAACTTCCACCTCATGGGACTAGAAATTTAAATCCACAATTGTTTTCAAGTCCTCACCCGCTACTTCTAAATAAACAGCATTTCACACTGTTATACATTTTGTATTGAGTTTGTAGTGCCAGAGCGGTGATACTCCAGCTTCCAGCCACACTAAATCCGTTACTGTAAGGTATGCAAAACTGACACTTCACAGAGCACAAACACACTCAGAAGCACTGATGCCATACCAGATACTGTTGGTCAGGGTCATCTGATCGTAAAAGATGAATAAATCTTCCCACAAGACTCTGCTCATCAGCAAAGTCCTCAGGGTCAGGATCTTCAGCAGGCTGATCTGGTTGATCCTGGATCAGCGTGGATACCAAATTCATGATAGCATCAACCTGTTAAATGTAACATAAGCTCTGTTTAAACCCAAGTAGTCTATGAACATAAAAGCTGATAGCAACTGGGAACATCTTTACAGCTATTCATTGTGCTGACAAAGCACTAGGAACATTTGGTAACTGGTGATGCTTTGCGATTCTTTAGCCTTATTCGCTGAAGAAGAGTCCTTTCTCAGCAGAAGTGGAACAGCATAAATGTACAAACAAAATTTAGATTCCAGAAGTACTATCCAACCCTCATTAGGTAATGCCCTAGCTTTAAGGGGATTCAGGGTCTTTGTTCAAACTTAAGAAGTAGTCTCCAGGGTGAGGTTAGGGAAGATGTGTAAAGATAAGGTGTTTGAGAACTCAGGCAGCAGAATTATCAAGCAGAACAAAGCCTGTACTAGTAAGATAGGGGAGGAAGGGGTATGGAAACTAAGCATGCTCTGCACAAGGTCACTCAGCATGTTTTCAACTCTTCAAACAGTAGTTTAGATACCTAGAATTTCTATGTCAGTTGACCTATGTCATACCTGTTCTTGGGATACAATTTCTGTGTTATAATCCAATACATTGCTAAGCACATAGCAACTCATGCTCTTCCTGGACTCATAATCAAAGTATTCAAAGAGTGGGTGgaaatgtttcagtttcagAACTGTCAAGATATTGTTGTAAGTATCGACGGGGATTTTCAGAAGTCTAGTCAGCTCCTTTGAAACAGCACTACTTGTTGcaatactaaaagaaaatagatgtaAAAACACAGTTAATTATTAGTTCACACAGAGACAGATTGAAAGTCTGCCTCGATACCAATTCTGATGTATACCACAACATCTAAGCAACCAACCGCTAGGaagatttgaaataaaataccagaATAAGTCATATCTTGCTCTTTGGGACATAAAATGGGAACTGCATGATTTAAGTTGCTGACAGCAGAAAGACTATGTCTGCAAATAAAGTATGAGAAAAACTCTAGAGTGCCACACAGGATGAATAGATAGCAGCTACACACATCTTGGCATACACATTGTGCATCTGTACAGCTATGCAGAATGATTTAAGCACGGATGAGTAAGTCTTGGGTGCTCATACTTTCCCCACTGCAGTTTATCATGAATTTCTATAGCTCGAACCAAGAGTAGTAATCTTCCACATCTAAAGCATGACTCTTTCCTATCTCACAAAAACATGATTAAAAGTAGAAGTCAAGAATTTAAAGTAATTACCACTCCACAGAGAATGCAACAGACATTTACTTACTGTTCCAGATTAAGTTTATTGAATATTTCCACAGTTGTCTCCAACACCTTGTCAACATAGTCAACACGGTCCGGGTAGCATTTCATAGCCAGGTTAATGAGAGAAACTTGCAAGGATACCACATCCTCTGAGGGCATGTCTTGGCGAGACTGAGATTTAAGACAGCATTGAGTTGATTAAAAGCATAtaactttgcaaaaaaaaaaaaaaaaaaaattgaccgCATGCAAGAACACCCAGCATACCTGTATCACAGTAGCAACCTGCTGTGAAAAGATGTCAAACAGTTTGATATCTGCTGGGATACCAGGGCCATCTTCACGATGTGCAAATAAAgctaacctaaaaaaaaaaaaaaaaaaaaaaaaaaagcagcttggtCAGGATAGTTTCTCCATTCCTCAAATATGGGTCAGacactaacagaaaaaaattgcatcttTTAGGTGTATATGCAATCTTCATTGCAGAGCTTTATTACAAAGCAAAAAGGACATTTGTGGAAGTTGGCTGTAAGAACAATCGAGAGTGGTAAGTATCAGTCCTGGAAAAGAATGTTGACAGTGACAGCAGGataaagaaagagcaagaaagaagtTTCATAATCTCTGCTCTTCACCTCACAGTAAAGTGTTCTGTCTCCCCAGCAGAGAAAGAACTACAGAGTGAcctaaaggaaaagcaaatgttcTGCATCTACTCAGTGATGTTAAACATCCATTTCCTGCAAAATAGTCTCAAGGTGAGGGAAGGGTGGTGGTGAGAATCTTAGCTACGACTCAGATATTCCTCATCTCCAAACTAACTGCATACCAACATGTTTGGTACATCCACTGTTTGTAAAGAGCAAAATACAAAGTACATTTTAAGTGGAGAAGATTGCTTTGTGGGgattttttcctcaataaaaacagaaaagcaaagcaagagaACTGCTATCCAGCAAGCACCCAGATGTTGTAGATCTACCTCTACCCATTACAGGAGGAAGTTGCGTGAACCACCACCtctgcagaaatcagaaaaaaataagataatgtCTATAGAAAGTTGGCACTTTACCAAAGCTGCAGCTTGAAGAAAACGTAGCATTATAATGCTTGCTTGCTAATTTTTAAGagattgttttctttgaattacAGAAAGACATACAAAAATATCTAGGAAAAACTACCTGATTAAAGTTTATTTCTTACAGGGTTTATAAATGTCAGTTCTGAATGAACTTTGGgcctgaaacaaaaaaagcaggtaAGAAAAGGCTAAGGTTCCAAAAATATCCActgccacagaaaataaaaattcaactCTTATATTTTGTTGGGGTGGTAACAAGCAGACTTTCTAAAACCAAGGAGAATCACAGCTTCTCCCAACAACAATTCAGAGGGTAAGACTGACAGGCTTCAAAATATCATCAAGTTGCAGGCAGATGGCAGCATAATTACAAACTATGAACAGCACAGTAAATCAAGAAGGATCCCAAAGCAACATGAGTTCTCAAAAAGATTcctttaaaatggaaaagtcCCATGGAAATTGATACAAAAGCTTCACAAGTTCCTCCACCTCACTAATGTCCAGTATCAATTATTCCATGCCAGAAATCAAGACAAGAAATGCAACAGGCACTATTGTATGGAGCACATCCAGGTCTTAAATACACAGAACTGAACTACACAGTAATTGTTCCAAACTACAATCCAAACACAAGAACAGAATCTATCCCACATGGATTCTAAGAGCTGATACAGACATATCATCCAACATTTGGCCTAAAATTGGTCAAAAGCAGAAGTTCCCAAATCATcatgctgttctgtttttattcttatcCTATCTCCAAATGAGAGGGCTCCAGAGGACACTAATAGTTGCCCAAACAATAAAACATGGCAGTGGTAAGTCTAGGAGGACAGCAGGTTCACTGCCAGTCAGCTGTTTACTGTTGCTCATCTGCAATAGTAAAAACCGAACGCTTACTACGCAAGTAATACTGAAGCTCTTTGAGTCCTCTAAGTAGACATGACAGCAGAAGGCACATAAGGAAAGTCCCCCTACAAGAATTACATTGCTACATGCTATTGTAAGAACCTAGCAAAGATCCTGTGATGTCTATTGAAGACAGTCTCACAAAATAGACAGGCTCAGAAATTAGATTTACATGCCATGTTTGTTCACTTTTAAATAAGACTACAAAAACTCTCAGCCCAGGCAGAAAACCATAGGAAACCAAATGATTTCCTATGAACATCCAATTGAAGGAAGGCAGATTTGCCTCCCCACCAAATGCACAACACAGAAGATACTCCAAGGTGGCGCCATCCCATGTTTGAATTTAGTGCAAGCAGTTTTAAACGGTActtccacagggaaaaaaaaaaaacaaaaaaaaaaaacacttaagagAACAGGCATGAAGCTagacataaattaaaaattaaggtaGTTCCATCTCCTACTAGCTCTTTTCTGAATAAGTAAATATAAGATTAGCTACAGGAATCTTCAAGTTTTCAACAGGTACCTGTGATGGATATAGTTGTCAAAGCAGAATATTGCTGCCACTTTAGTTTAGAAACATGAAGTTGGTCAACTTTAAATAACTTGTTTCCTGGCTTGATTTGTTTACAAGTTTTAATCCGTCCTTAAAGTAGGATACATTGGAAGCTGTAAAAGAGTCCATTAAGCAGAAACTATAGGAACAAAACTCTTAACAGCTTTAAGTGCAGATGaagacagcacagaaagaaagttagacatgaataaaatatgataaattGAAAGCTTTCAAATGCTAGAAGAATTATTATCTGCTTACGTACAatacacatttcattttgagCCAATTTTCACCCCCCGGTCACTCACCTGTCAATTAAAgcaattattatatttttcacaTTCACATTTTGGTGCAGCTCAGCACAGGCTCTGAGAAATGGATTCAGGGTTTGGAGATGAAATTCATCTGGGAAAACCTGAAATTTGAGATCCATAGTCATCCAATTATAAACTTAATCTGCACaacagcaaaatgcagcagagTCACTGAAAATCAGATAGCCACATATTAAAACAGTCACCGGACAGACTGTATTTAGGGTTCCCAGAGCTGACCTTGTGTGAGTAAGTACATGAAGTAACAGATGCAAGACAAACTGGTGAGCTGATGTCCCAGCTACCTACCACAATTCTTACTGCAGGCATGGCTACTCACATAGTTCACAAGTTTCTGCAATGGAAGGCACACAGAACACATACCTCTCCTCTCTGCCCACCCACTGAAGAGTAATATGCATCAAGCCACTGGGTAAGAGACCCAGCAAAGTTTTCCAGTTCGCAAGGAAGAGGTGAAAGTAGTCTGAATCTGACTAAAAGCACAGGAATAAGTGTCCCCATGTTCAAAATCAATGATGTAACCGAATTTAAGCAGCTTACCTGTATTATACACTCCATGAGGTACTCCTGAGCTAAAGCATCTCTACAATTTACAACCTGCTCCAATATTCCAGGCAGAACGATCTGTAATAAGAAAAGTCTTGCAGTGTTTATAGAGCCATTGATTTTATATTCACACATGGATTTAATCCAAGTAGAGCGGTATTTCTAACACTTCTCAGCTTACTCTCCACATGAAAAACTTTCTGATAAAGACTCAGTGTTCAGCAGTTCCatccttcagagaaaaaattTGCTGGTCCCAAACCTCTGTCACTTTGGTACATTGTGTTAAATCAAAACCTACGGTCAtgcttgttgttttgttcaaaCTCAGGAATGTGCATTGCTGGCACCTATCACTACACGGGGGTCTCAGCAGCACTGCTATGGTAGAACTTACAAGGGACAGACTTTAGATAACACACATTTGCTTGGCTATCTTTTCATGCAACGAACAGTTCACTTACCAAATGCTTTGGGAAACATAACTTCATTGAACTTTAAAAGTCTACCACAGAACACTGCGTACATCTCTCTAACTCATTCTCTAATTAAAGTGGGAATCAGTAAAATGAAGTCGTAAAAAGTCATGCCAACCCTACAGAAGAGCttatggaaaaaatgcatgaatCCTATCCTTAGCCTGTAAACACATTATATAGCTCCATTAGCTTTCAGAACTTCCAGTTAATAGCAGTTCAGAAGCATCAGGATTATCAAGTTTATAGCACAGCCGTTATTATCCCTAGGCCACTGATTTGAATTCAtgtggaaaaagcagcagaagctggaaagCATGGACAGACATCCTACCTGCTTATATCGCTCCACATTAACACCTTCCAGCTGACTGAGGCGAACAAGGTTTGTTCCTACCAAGATTCGCAGTTCCTGCCTTTCCCGCTCCCTCTTCTCTCTATCACGACTATGGCCCTGGTGTTGCATTCGCACCCAAAGTTTGTTCATCTCAGCAAAATTCAGGAGCACAAAGTCCATGGAATCACTGATGTCTCCAGTGGTTTCTTCACTGCAATTGAGGAACAGATTAGGAACAGGAAAAGCTTGTCAAAAGTATCCATCTTTCCATCCACTggtaaatatcttttttaagATAGGAGATTGGGGAAGTATGTGGTGGGATGTCCAGGTTCATAACAACTGTTCATGTCCTCACTTAAGTAAGGAAACCTTAATAATTCCCTTCCAAAACTACCAGAACTCAGTAGTCTCGACAGGTGGTTTACATTTTAACATACCTACTTATTTCAAATCTCAAGAAAATCATACAGGAAATTTAAATATGCTGATTAGTGCCTGTCTTACTCTGTTTGCTCGCCTTCATCTGGTAAAATATTCCTGGTACACTGCAGGAGATAGTTCCGAAGAAAGAGGCCTCTAAGAGGATGCTGTACTCCACGGCACATCTCCACCAGgtctttcaaaatatctttcctGGACTGTGGAAACGACTTGACATAGACAACACCTACTGTTATCAGGAGATACCTGCAACAGGCACAGAATACAACAACAGTTAAGTAAGAATACAATACCGCATTTCAGGCAATAGCCCACTTCTACTCCAACAGCATAatcaaagcacagaaagcaattaAATGACATACCATACC
This region includes:
- the VPS35 gene encoding vacuolar protein sorting-associated protein 35, with the translated sequence MPTTQQSPQDEQEKLLDEAIQAVKVQSFQMKRCLDKNKLMDALKHASNKLGELRTSMLSPKSYYELYMAISDELHYLEVYLTDEFAKGRKVADLYELVQYAGNIIPRLYLLITVGVVYVKSFPQSRKDILKDLVEMCRGVQHPLRGLFLRNYLLQCTRNILPDEGEQTDEETTGDISDSMDFVLLNFAEMNKLWVRMQHQGHSRDREKRERERQELRILVGTNLVRLSQLEGVNVERYKQIVLPGILEQVVNCRDALAQEYLMECIIQVFPDEFHLQTLNPFLRACAELHQNVNVKNIIIALIDRLALFAHREDGPGIPADIKLFDIFSQQVATVIQSRQDMPSEDVVSLQVSLINLAMKCYPDRVDYVDKVLETTVEIFNKLNLEHIATSSAVSKELTRLLKIPVDTYNNILTVLKLKHFHPLFEYFDYESRKSMSCYVLSNVLDYNTEIVSQEQVDAIMNLVSTLIQDQPDQPAEDPDPEDFADEQSLVGRFIHLLRSDDPDQQYLILNTARKHFGAGGNQRIRFTLPPLVFAAYQLAFRYKENSKVDDKWEKKCQKIFSFAHQTISALIKAELAELPLRLFLQGALAAGEIGFENHETVAYEFMSQAFSLYEDEISDSKAQLAAITLIIGTFERMKCFSEENHEPLRTQCALAASKLLKKPDQCRAVSTCAHLFWSGRNTDKNGEELHGGKRVMECLKKALKIANQCMDPSLQVQLFIEILNRYIYFYEKENEAVTIQVLNQLIQKIREDLPNLESTEETEQINKHFHNTLEHLRLRRESPESEGPIYEGLVL